Within the Tursiops truncatus isolate mTurTru1 chromosome 19, mTurTru1.mat.Y, whole genome shotgun sequence genome, the region CTGCTCCCTTCAGgttccctcccccagggccccacACAGCTCAGCCCTGGGGAGATGGAAGAGTCTGATCAGAGGCACACAGGTGAGTAGGGTGAGGGCACTTTTGCCTCAGCCCCACTGTAGCCCCTGATGTCTTGCCTGAGTGTTCCAGTGATCCGGCTCTGGggttcccagccctgccctcctttGCCTTTTGTCGCCACAGGTGAACTTGCAACCTGTGTGGGTCATGTGGGCACAGCAAGCCACCCATCTCACcaacaccctcccccaccccctcctgctcGGTCTCGGCCCTATTCTTGTTCTGTCTGTGGAAAGAGGTTTTCACTCAAACATCAGATGGAGACGCACTACCGTGTCCACACAGGTATGGGCACCCTGCCCTGTGTGAATTGTCTACCTCCTTCCAAACTCCAGTGGGCCCGCTCCTAAGTCCCTCTCTGAGTGTCTGGCTCCCCCACAACGACCTTGCCCAATTGCCCCAATCTACCCCAGGCCAGCCTTcgctcctttcctctttccttcatgGGTCTTCCCCTCCACCTGCCCTAGGAGAGAAGCCCTTCTCCTGTAGCCTCTGTCCCCAGCGCTCCCGGGACTTCTCAGCCATGACCAAGCACCTGCGGACGCATGGGGCCGCACCCTACCGCTGCCCTCTGTGCCAGGCCGGCTGCCCCAGCCTGGCTTCCATGCAGACGCACATGCGCGGCCACTCGCCCAGCCAGCTCCCGCCGGGATGGACCATTCGCTCCACCTTCCTctactcctcctcctcctcctcgagGCCATCTCGGGCCTCGACCTCTCCTTGTAGGCCCCCTTCCTCAACCACCTGACAGGGTATCAGTAGCTTCTTTGGCTTCAGCCAAGCGTACCGAATGAAAGATGGGCCGGCGGGCCTGCTAGGCTTCTGACCTCGCACCGCGGCTACGGCCGCCTAGCAAACTCTGCTCCAAGAAGCGTCGCAGCAAGGGCGCCAAGAGCCCTCTCCCAGATGACCGCGGGCCACAGAAACCTGGGCCAGCGAGCCCGTGTGGGGTGAGGGCAGTGAAGTGTGCACGAGTGAAGGTTAACTGTGCGGGGACTGGCGGTTCATCACCAAAATAAAGAGTTTCCTGTGCCCTCCTCTCAGGACCAGAAAGCCGAGTCCGGACTTTAGCCTGCGGGCGGGGGACAGCCTTGCCCCTAGTCCTGTAGCGGCCCCTGGTGGTTCATCGCGGCGGCCACCTCCTCCGTCTCCCGgggctccctctcctcccccagaggCAGAGGGCCGCGAGGACTCGGCGTCCAGGCCGACTTAGCAGCAAGCCCTGTGTGGGGAGGCTGTCAGAACCCAAGTTACCCGTCCCTTCCACAGCAAGCAACTGCGCGCGGAGTCTGAGTCTGGGCCTCCAGCCGGGGGCTCGAGAGGAACGCGTGCTCCGCCCTGCTTTCGGCCACCCTCCTCCTTTCCTAGCACAAGAGCCGAAAGGCCGCAGCCTCTCCAGCATCCTCCCTCCAGGCTGTACGAAACGGCTGCCGGGTTTAGCTCCGAACTGAGACTAATCTTTTGCCGCCGCCCCTTACCCAGCCCACGCCTCCTGCAGTACCGAACTTCATTTTCCAGTGTCTCTGGTGTTCCCAGGGTCCGAGGCCCACCGCACTCTGGGAGTGGTAGTTCACACGGGCCGCTGGCCTCGACAAGAACAATGGGAGGAGTCTGGGTCAAGAACCACATCTCCCGGTGGCCCCGGAGATCGCTTTCTGGGTCGGGTCAGGACCCCATGGTCCCAGCTCTCGCGGCCCTAGCTCGCCAGGAAGGAGCGAGGCGCtcgaactacatttcccagaaggcCCTGCGCCTCATCCTCTCCCGCCGCGACGCGGGAGTCTATGCTCTTCAGATGCGGTCTAAGGGTGACGGCCGGCAGGTCTCGGACTCCCGCTCCCGTGGTGCCCCGCGCGCGGCCGGCCCAGCCCCCGGCTCCCGGCGACCCCGCGGCGGCGCTGGTGGTTGTCGTGagccgccgccgccccgcccctcctctgctcccctcccccccggCCCTGCTTACGggccgcccctccccccgcctccccggCCCCTCTCACGGTGCCAAGATGGCGGCAGCGGCGGGCGGCGGCAGTTGCCCCGGGCCTGGCTCCGCGCGGGGCCGCTTCCCGGGCCGGCCGCGGGGctctggcgggggcgggggccgcggcggACGGGGCAGCGGGGCCGAAAGAGTGCGGGTAGCTCTGcggcgcggcggcggcgcggcgggGCCGGGCGGAGCCGAGCCCGGGGAGGACACGGCCCTGCTCCGTTTGCTGGGGCTCCGCCGGGGCCTGCGCCGGCTCCGCCGCCTGTGGGCCGGCCCGCGCATTCAGCGGGgtcggggccggggccggggccggggctggggctggggcccgAGCCGGGACTGCCTGCTGGAGGAGGAGAGCAGTGACGGGGAGTCCGACGATGAGGTGAGGCAGTCGGAGGCGTCCCCATCGCCGGGCGGGGCGGAGGTGGGGGGCTTCCAGGGGTCTGGGTGGCCCCGAGGAGTGGCGTGGGGAAGCGTGGTCCTCAAGGCCTCCTGAGGAGGGAAAGGGCCCTGGAAATAGGCATGGGAGGAGGTAGGCTGCACGGGAGCTGTCGGAGGAAGAGGCCTCTGAAAGTGGATAGAGAAGCCCGGGCTGCAGCTGGGCACTTGGGCCCGAGGCAGGTCCTGCTGAAGTGTCTTGGGCTGATCCTTCTTGGTAGTTGGCAAATCCAGGGCAGGAGAGGTTTGGGCTAGGAGGCTGTGGGGACTGCACGCCCAACCGGTGGTTGACAGCAGCAGCGTGGCTCGAGTGGACCCAGGCTAGGGCTCTCTGGGCTCTTACCTGCAGGCTGCCCCGCCCGGCCGCATAACCTCCGGCACATCCCTGATTTCACCAGCGCCCcaattctttttctgacttaaagTGGAGAGAGGGTAAAATGGTGGAGGTCTTCCTCTTGGGGGCACAGGTTGAAGAGAAATGGAATGCAGGATGAGACTGGGCACTCTAGCAGGTCTGAGTTCAATTCAGGATTTATCACCAGTCTCTCAGAAAAGGCAGGAAAGTGTGCGTTTTATTACTTAGGACAGTTTGTAGCCACCTCAGGACTGAGGGCAGATTATAATATGATAAACCGcttgagacacacacacacacacgcgcacacacacacacacacacacaccttgcttggacacacacacacacacacacacacacaccttgcttGGGTGCCCCAATTCCCATTTTCACTGAGGAAGAAACTACAGCCCGAGAAGGTATAAGCAGAGGTTCCACTTTTTTCTCAGTTGGAGAATGAGGAAATCTGAGGGTAGTGCCTACTGCCTGATCTGAGGCGACCCTCTTCTGTTCCCTTTGAACCAGTGAACCACTGATGGCTGTGCTGGTGTGGTCTGGAACGGGGTGCAGGTTCAAAATACCCTCTGCCTCCATCCCTAGGAGGAGACcgtcttttcttttccccttgctttccagtctttttagttcttttgtaAATAGGGATACGTTAAGGGGGAAGCTGGGGATATTCCTCGGAACCTGAGTCTCACATGAAACGAGGGCTTTGGCACTGACTGCTgtttctcccctccacccctggtCCCCTAAATCAGGAGTTTCAGGGTTTTCATTCAGATGAAGATGTGGCCCCCAGTTCCCTGCGCTCTGCGCTCCGATCCCAGCGAGGTGAGTGATGGGGAAACTCTACATCTATAGCTTTACAAGAATGTTATTCTTGCTTTTCGTGTCAGCTCTTCCCTGTTCAACTAGAGTCTTCATCAGTTACCAAGTGTGTTCTGTGTTCAAAGCTCAAGCTAGGCTGGGCTGTCGGGGAAACAGACAAGACttagtccctgccctcctggagtcccTCAGTCTGCAGGGCTACCTTGACCCATCTCCCCACACCTATTCTCCTTTTAGGTCGAGCCCCCCGAGGTCGGGGCCGCAAGCATAAGACGACCCCCCTTCCGCCTCCTCGCCTAGCAGATGTGGCTCCTACCCCTCCAAAGACTCCTGCCCGGAAACGGGGTGAGGAGGGCACAGAACGGATGGTGCAGGCACTGACTGAACTTCTCCGGCGGGCCCAGGCACCCCCAGCCCCCCGGAGCCGGGCATGTGAGTCCTCCACCCCCCGTCGGTCTCGGGGGCGGCCCCCAGGACGGTCAGCAGGCCCCTGCAGGAAGAAGCAACAAGCAGTAGTGGTGGCAGAAGCAGCTGTGACAATCCCCAAACCTGAGCCCCCACCTCCTGTTGTTCCAGTAAAACACCGAACTGGCAGCTGGAAGTGCAAGGAGGGGCCCGGCCCAGGACCTGGGACCCCCAAGCGTGGAGGACAGTCTGGGCGAGGAGGCCGTGGAGGCAGGGGCCGAGGCCGAGGCGGGCTCCCCCTCGTGATCAAGTTTGTTTCAAAGGCCAAAAAAGTGAAGATGGGACAATTGTCCTTGGGACTTGAATCAGGTCAGGGTCAAGATCAACATGAAGAAAGCTGGCAGGATGCCACTCAAGGAAGAGTTGGGTCTGGACAGGGAGAGGGCCCCTGCTGGAGGAAGgagcagaagctggaggaggacggagaggaggagaaagaagcgaaagacaaggaggaggaggaagagaaggaagagcgaGCTGTAGCCGAGGAAGAGATGGTGCCggctgaggaaaaggaagaggcgAAGCTGCCGTCACCACCCCTgactcctccagcccctccacctcctccttccctcccaccccgctCAACATCTCCTCcatccccactttgccctccaccaCCCCCAGTGTCTCCTCCGCCCCCACCATCCCCTCCACCGCCTCCTGCCCCAGAGGAGCAGGCAGAATCCCCTCCTCCTGTGGTCCCAGCTACATGCTCCAGGAAAAGGGGCCGGCCTCCCCTGACTCCCAGCCAGCGGGCAGAGCGGGAAGCTGCTCGGGCAGGGCCAGAGGGCACCTCTCCTCCCACTCCAGTCCCCAGCACCACCACAGGAGGCCCTCTGGAAGACAGCCCCACTGTGGCCCCCAAAAGTACCACCTTTCTGAAGAACATCCGGCAGTTTATCATGCCCGTGGTGAGTGCCCGCTCTTCCCGTGTCATCAAGACGCCCCGGCGATTTATGGATGAAGACCCGCCCAGACCCTCAAAGGTGGAGGTCTCACCTATTCTACGGCCTCCTGTTGCCACCTCCCCACTCGCACCACAGGAACCAGCGCCAGCCCCGTCTCCACCGCGTGCCCCAACTCCTCCACctaccccagccccactccctgaGAAGAGACGGTCCATCCTAAGGGAACCCACATTTCGCTGGACCTCACTGACCCGGgaactgccccctcctccccctgctcctCCACCGGCCCCACCCCCGCTTCCTGCACCATCCCGGAGGCCCCTGCTCCTTCGGGCCCCTCAGTTTACCCCAAGCGAAGCCCACCTGAAGATCTACGAATCGGTGCTTACTACTCCTCTTGGGGCCCCTGAAGCCCCTGAGCCAGAGCCGCCTCCCGCCGATGACTCTCCAGCTGAGCCTGAGCCGCGGGCAGTGGGCCGCACGAACCACCTCAGCTTGCCTCGATTTGCCCCTGTGGTCGCCACTCCTGTTAAGGCCGAGGTGCCGCCTCCTGGGGCTCCAGCTCCAAGCAGTGGGCAGCAGCCTCAGGCTCAGCTGCAGCAGCCCGTACAGGCCTTGCACACCCAGCTGCTGCCTCCAGCGCTACCACCACAGCAGTCACAACTACAGCCGCAGTTACAGCTGCAGCCGCCGCCACCGCAGCAGCCGCCACCACTGGAAAAGGCCCGGACTGCAGGCCTGGGTTCCTTACCGCTGTCTGGTGTGGAGGAGAAAATGTTCAGCCTCCTCAAGAGAGCCAAGGTGCAGCTAATCAAGAtcgaccagcagcagcagcagaaggtgGCATCTTTGATGCCGGTGAGCGTGGTACTTGGGCCATGCCCCTGCACCCAGCCTCAATTCTCTGCAACCCCTGAACCTCGTTCCCTCCCTAGCCACCCTCCAGCATTGCAGGGAACCTTCAGAGCCAGTCCTTCCCCTGTCCCCCAGCTTCCTGTGTTCCTTCCCTGGCCCCATCCCTCCCCAGTGCTAGTCTCCTGGCCCCATTTTTTCTCGCTCTCTAGCCTCTGACCCTGTTTATTCCCCCACCAGTCAAGCCCTGGAGGGCAGATGGAGGAAGTCGTGGGGGCTGTCAAGCAGATCCCAGACAGAGGTTCTGTCAGGTCTGAAGACGAATCGATGGAAACTAAGAGAGAGAGACCGTCGGTATGGAGTGGGAAGAAGGCCCTCTGAAGAAGGCTGGTTGCGGGGCCACAAGGGGCAGTGCTCCACATATGTTCCTGCTTTCTCCTCCCCCCAGGGCCCCGAGTCCCCTGTGCAAGGCCCCCGCATCAAACATGTCTGCCGTCACGCTGCTGTGGCCCTTGGTCAGGCCCGGGCCATGGTACCCGAAGACGTCCCCCGCCTCAGTGCTCTCCCTCTCCGGGATCGGCAGGACCTCGCCACGGAGGGTAGGGGCGGGCATGTTGGGAAATTTGACAGCTGTGTCAAGTTTGGGGGCAAGTGAAGGCATCAGGAACCTGGGAGAATGGCAGCTGAGTCGGGTGCTTGGGGCCAGGTGGCAAGTGGGTTGGAGTGCTAGGTCTTAGAGCAGATTTGGGAGCACCTGGAATGGGAGCACTGTGGGAAAGTGGGGACCAGAAGGCCAGTTGTATGGAATCTAGGGGAGGTTAGGGAAATGAGGTAGAACTCCTGGTGGCTTTGTGGCTCCATCCCGGCCTCTCCACTGCACTAGATACGTCGTCAGCATCTGAGACTGAGAGTGTCCCATCTCGGTCCCGGCGGGGAAAGGTGGAGCCAACAGGGCCTGGGGGAGACTCAGAGCCTGCGGGGTCTGGAGGGACCCTGGCACATGCACCCCGGCGCTCACTGCCCTCCCATCATGGCAAGAAGATGCGGATGGCACGGTGTGGACACTGTCGGGGCTGCCTGCGTGTGCAGGACTGTGGGTCCTGTGTCAACTGCCTGGACAAGCCCAAGTTTGGGGGCCCCAACACCAAGAAGCAGTGCTGTGTGTGAGTAGCTGGGGTGCAGCCTCCATTCCCACCCGTGGTTGTCAGTtacccaggcctcctgccccaGCAGAGCAGTGGGATTGGCATCCTTGTGGAGagcttcctctcttcccccagaCCACCAGTCCCCTACCCTGGTGACGtgctgctcccctccccagatACCGGAAGTGTGACAAGATAGAGGCTCGCAAGATGGAACGGCTGGCCAAAAAAGGTAACGAGGTTTGAGGAGCATTTCTTTACACAGTCTTACTGAGATTCGTGGTACGGAGGAAACCATGTCTTCTTTGCTCTCCTCCCCATACCTTTGCAGTCCaccacctttcttttcttttccatcgtGTGCTTGTTCGCTTCTGCCCCACTTTTTTCTGGCTTTTCTCCATCCCAGTGTCCCATGTCCCTGGCTGAGCTCAGATCCTACTAAGTCCCCTGTTCCCACAGGCCGGACGATAGTGAAGACGCTGTTGCCCTGGGATTCCGATGAATCTCCTGAGGCCTCCCCTGGTCCTCCAGGCCCACGCCGGGGGGCGGGAGCTGGGGGGCCCCGGGAGGAGGTGGCGGCCCCCCCGGGGCCCGAGGAGCAGGACTCCCTCCTACTGCAGCGCAAGTCAGCCCGGCGCTGCGTCAAACAGCGACCCTCCTATGATATCTTCGAGGACTCGGATGACTCAGAGCCCGGGGGTCCCCCTGCTCCTCGGCGTCGGACCCCCCGAGAGAATGGTGCGAATTGTTTGTTGCTTCCTCTGTCAGTCAGTCCTGTGTCTTTTGTGTGGAAGCGTCAGGACTCCCAGACCCAGGGCTATGTCAGTCTCAGTGTAGAGAAGGGGGGTGGTTTTAATGGACAGGGAGGACGGGTGCAGGAGGTTTTCAGTAGCCTGCTGAACAAGGCCCAAGTCATCCTAGTGGACCTTGTCTAGTTAAAGAAGGCCCTGGGGATCCAGGTAACAATTGGGGGTTGTAGAGGAGGGGGAatggggcagagaggagggggaaaCCTCACCGCTCATGTGTCCTGCCTAGAGCTGCCAGTACCAGAACCAGAGGAGCAGAGTCGGCCCCGCAAACCCACCCTGCAGCCTGTGTTGCAGCTCAAGGCCCGAAGGCGCCTGGACAAGGTCAGCATAACCCCACACCAAGAACCCCGAGTCCTGTGGAAGGCATGGCTCCATCCCAAGGAGCTTCCTGGCAAGTCAGGGTAACAGGCTCACCTGAGTGCCGTGGTGTGTCCACGCCAGAGGACAGGTCCTGAGGGGGTGAAGCAGGCCTATCCTTCTGAAAGGCCAAGTAGGATCTGGGCAAAAGGCAGGGTTGGGAAGGCTGGAGGAGAGGGCGGTGAGGAGAAAAGTTGGTAAAGGGTGGGGCTGGCAGCACTCTGAGCACCACCATCTTCCCTAGGACGCTTTGGCCCCTGGCCCTTTTGTCTCTTTTCCCAATGGCTGGACTGGAAAACAAAAGTCCCCTGATGGCGTGCACCGGGTTCGTGTGGATTTTAAGGTACGGCATGGAGcaggggagggtggtggggacTACGGTGGGAAGAAACTTGTTAATCATGAGTGAGAAAGCAGGGCTTTAAGGTTGGGTCTGGCTTGTGTTCCTGGCTGCTCTCTGACCCCTTGTCTTCTCCTCCCTCAGGAGGATTGTGATCTGGAGAACGTGTGGCTGATGGGCGGCCTGAGCGTACTCACTTCCGTGCCAGGGGGACCACCGATGGtgtgcttgctgtgtgccagcaAAGGCCTGCATGAGGTTGGACCCCTGCCTTCTTTCACAACCCCCCAAGTCTGGTTTCTTGGGCCCTCTCCACAGGGTCACGTTCCCTGGCCTTCTGGCCTCACACTCTGCCTGTCGTTCCgtctccccaccccagctggtGTTCTGCCAAGTCTGCTGTGACCCTTTCCACCCATTCTGCCTGGAGGAGGCCGAGCGGCCCCTGCCCCAACATCATGACGCTTGGTGCTGCCGCCGCTGCAAGTTCTGCCATGTCTGCGGGCGCAAAGGCCGGGGATCCAAGGTTCGGGCACGAGGGCCATGGCAGTGGAGGCATGAAAGAGAAGGGGTATCCCTGTGCCAGTAGGTTCTGCCATTGCTGTCTTTCTTCAACATCCAACAGCACCTCCTGGAGTGCGAGCGCTGCCGCCATGCTTACCACCCAGCCTGCCTGGGGCCCAGCTACCCAACCCGGGCCACACGCAAACGGCGCCACTGGGTGAGAGATGAGGCCCCCACCCCTTACTTTGGAGTTCTGATTAATGCCGCACACCACCCCCAGACATGCTCTAGGCGAGGGTTCTCAGGAGGCGGGGAAGGGTGGAGGTCCTTCTGAGAGTTTGATAAACATCACACGTCCTCTTCAAGAATTTCACGTAGACAAGATTTATGTCCAGAATTTGTATGTAATGGTTTTATGGGCTCATGCATTCCACGGCCCCCAGCTCACAGCCCCCTCCTGCTCTAGCCTAATCTCTTCCGTCTCACTCTACCGATCTCCCCACTTCATTTCTCTCCTGCcctgcttctttccttctcccttcctcctcctcttcgcCTCTCCTGCACACTTTTTCTCCTCTTACCCATCCTTCctcatctgtctcctgcctcctCTTTGCCCATCCCCGCTTCGCACTGCTCCAGCCCGGTGTCTGGCTTTCCCCCTAATGTCGCCCTGCCCTCCCAGATCTGCTCAGCCTGCGTGCGCTGTAAGAGCTGTGGGGCGACTCCAGGCAAGAACTGGGACGTCGAGTGGTCGGGAGATTACAGCCTCTGCCCCAGGTGCACCCAGCTCTATGAGAAAGGTGGGGACCTGGCAGGGGACCGGGGCCCCGGGGGCCACCGGGGAGTGGGCCAGGTTCCTAGACAAGCAGTTGGAACAGATACTCTTCTCTAGTGGCTTTCTACTCTCTTCTAACTATGGAGCCTTTCCTTCCACTCAGAGTACTCTCCCACTGAGGGCAATGGGAGTGGAGGGCGTGGAGCCCACCCTTGTGGTGGTCCCTGAGATGCCTCCTGGAACCTCAAGTCTCCACTGAGCTCTTTGAAGACCTGGGCTTCCTCATTTACTCAGGCAGCATGTTTAGCAAAGCTCTTTACTTTGTGAGGCCTTGGGGCTGCAGAGTTAGAAAAACAGCCTTATCCTCAGCCAGCTTTTGGGGAATGGTAGGGACCCAAGTGGGGCATGATAGAGGCAGCTCCTGCAGCAGTCAAGGGATGGCTGGCCTCTGGACAGGGGCTCTGAGGGGCAGCCAGTGGCACCAGCCCCTCTGACttgtctcttcttccctctcGCTCCAGGAAACTACTGCCCGATCTGCACACGCTGCTATGAAGACAACGACTACGAGAGCAAGATGATGCAGTGCGCCCAGTGTGACCACTGGGTGCACGCGAAGTGTGAGGGGCTCTCAGGTGAGTGGGTGGATTACCTGGGGGGTGGCCTCAGTCCTTTGGGGATCCCTGTTCTACCCTTCACCACAGGCCCTCAGGGGACAGGGCTGAATGTTCTTGGTGATCTGGGGGCTGCTGAAAGCCCTCACATCTCCCTAaaccattttttcctttcctgccctGGCTGTTCTAGATGAAGACTATGAGATCCTTTCGGGGCTGCCAGACTCGGTGCTGTACACCTGTGGGCCATGTGCTGGGGCCACGCACCCCCGCTGGCGAGAGGCCCTGAGTGGGGCCCTGCAGGGGGGCCTGCGCCAGGTGCTCCAGGGCCTGCTGAGCTCCAAGGTGGCAGGCCCACTGCTGCTGTGCACCCAGGTCTGGGGGCCCAGGTGGCAGGACGGGGTGGGCCTAGGCCCAGCACGAGCCCTGCTGACTTCCCCTCTTTGCAGTGTGGGCAGGATGGAAAGCAACTGCACCCAGGGCCCTGTGATCTGCACGCTGTGAGCCAGCGCTTTGAGGATGGCCACTACAAGTCCGTGGTGAGTGGGACACTGAGAGGAACAGGTGGGTGCCAGGAGGAGAGGATTGGGGTCGAGGCTCGAGTCCTGACAAACCCCCTTACAGCACAGCTTCATGGAGGATGTGGTGGGCATCCTGATGAGGCACTCGGAAGAAGGAGAGACGCCGGAGCGCCGGGCTGGAGGCCAGACGAAGGGGCTCCTACTGAAGGTGAGCTCTTTGGGGGATGCCTGGAGGGTAGCTAGTATggtagtggggaggagagagtgggTCCTTTAGACCCTGCCCCGGCCAGCTCTCCTGAGGAAGCCAGTTCTTCTCATCCTGTTAACCTGCTCCCCAGCTGCTAGAGTCTGCGTTCGGCTGGTTCGACGCCCACGACCCCAAGTACTGGCGACGGAGTACCCGGCTGCCCAAGTGAGCGAGGCTGGGTAGCAGGAGGGGAACCAGGGAGTGAGGGCAAAGGCAAGGGCACCTAGGAATCCAGGGGCAAGCTGGACTGAGAATAGACGAGGAACAGGGTTAGGGTCTGGAGGGTGGTGGAACCAGCATGAGAGTTCCCAGTGGTTCTAGACGAGCAGAGACTCAGATTGTGTAGTTAACTCGTACTTCGGTTCTACTTTATGCAAGGCAGTGTTGGGGACAGCAGTGGGCGAGCCATGTTTGGGAGGTTGGGCAGGCACTGATGACCCAGACAGTCAGGGCACTGATGGGGAGACCCAGGGgctgtgggagcccagaggaggcgCCTGCCTAGGAGCCTAGGGCCTGAGGCTTTCCGGAGAGATGACATCCAAGCTGAGAAGTGGAGGAAAAGTATTCCGGGCATGAGGGACAGTGTTTCGTGGGCCAAAGGTGGCATGAGAGGGCCTGGCTTGTTTGGGAGACTGAGAGAAATTCCACGTAGAGAGAGGACAGAGGGTGTCATGGCATGTTCAGGCTGATACTGTGGGTGGGTCCCAGTGCATCCCCCACCCCCTGTTAAGAGACGTGTCAGAGGCTGACCCTGCCTGTCCACAGCGGAGTCCTCCCCAATGCCGTGTTGCCCCCTTCCCTGGACCATGTCTACGCTCAGTGGAGGCAGCAGGAACCAGAGACCCCAGAATCAGGGCAGCCTCCAGGGGATCCCTCAACAGGTACTGGGAAATCGGGGCTGGAAGCCAGATCCCCTGGTTGGTGGGCCAGGCTCCAGGTCCTCATTCTTGGACCTTCCTTCCCACACCCCTTCCAGCTTTCCAAGGCAAGGATTCAGCTGCTTTCTCACACCTGGAGGACCCCCGTCAGTGTGCGCTGTGCCTCAAATATGGGGATGCAGACTCTAA harbors:
- the KMT2B gene encoding histone-lysine N-methyltransferase 2B isoform X2, encoding MLFRCGLRVTAGRSRTPAPVVPRARPAQPPAPGDPAAALVVVVSRRRPAPPLLPSPPALLTGRPSPRLPGPSHGAKMAAAAGGGSCPGPGSARGRFPGRPRGSGGGGGRGGRGSGAERVRVALRRGGGAAGPGGAEPGEDTALLRLLGLRRGLRRLRRLWAGPRIQRGRGRGRGRGWGWGPSRDCLLEEESSDGESDDEEFQGFHSDEDVAPSSLRSALRSQRGRAPRGRGRKHKTTPLPPPRLADVAPTPPKTPARKRGEEGTERMVQALTELLRRAQAPPAPRSRACESSTPRRSRGRPPGRSAGPCRKKQQAVVVAEAAVTIPKPEPPPPVVPVKHRTGSWKCKEGPGPGPGTPKRGGQSGRGGRGGRGRGRGGLPLVIKFVSKAKKVKMGQLSLGLESGQGQDQHEESWQDATQGRVGSGQGEGPCWRKEQKLEEDGEEEKEAKDKEEEEEKEERAVAEEEMVPAEEKEEAKLPSPPLTPPAPPPPPSLPPRSTSPPSPLCPPPPPVSPPPPPSPPPPPAPEEQAESPPPVVPATCSRKRGRPPLTPSQRAEREAARAGPEGTSPPTPVPSTTTGGPLEDSPTVAPKSTTFLKNIRQFIMPVVSARSSRVIKTPRRFMDEDPPRPSKVEVSPILRPPVATSPLAPQEPAPAPSPPRAPTPPPTPAPLPEKRRSILREPTFRWTSLTRELPPPPPAPPPAPPPLPAPSRRPLLLRAPQFTPSEAHLKIYESVLTTPLGAPEAPEPEPPPADDSPAEPEPRAVGRTNHLSLPRFAPVVATPVKAEVPPPGAPAPSSGQQPQAQLQQPVQALHTQLLPPALPPQQSQLQPQLQLQPPPPQQPPPLEKARTAGLGSLPLSGVEEKMFSLLKRAKVQLIKIDQQQQQKVASLMPSSPGGQMEEVVGAVKQIPDRGSVRSEDESMETKRERPSGPESPVQGPRIKHVCRHAAVALGQARAMVPEDVPRLSALPLRDRQDLATEDTSSASETESVPSRSRRGKVEPTGPGGDSEPAGSGGTLAHAPRRSLPSHHGKKMRMARCGHCRGCLRVQDCGSCVNCLDKPKFGGPNTKKQCCVYRKCDKIEARKMERLAKKGRTIVKTLLPWDSDESPEASPGPPGPRRGAGAGGPREEVAAPPGPEEQDSLLLQRKSARRCVKQRPSYDIFEDSDDSEPGGPPAPRRRTPRENELPVPEPEEQSRPRKPTLQPVLQLKARRRLDKDALAPGPFVSFPNGWTGKQKSPDGVHRVRVDFKEDCDLENVWLMGGLSVLTSVPGGPPMVCLLCASKGLHELVFCQVCCDPFHPFCLEEAERPLPQHHDAWCCRRCKFCHVCGRKGRGSKHLLECERCRHAYHPACLGPSYPTRATRKRRHWICSACVRCKSCGATPGKNWDVEWSGDYSLCPRCTQLYEKGNYCPICTRCYEDNDYESKMMQCAQCDHWVHAKCEGLSDEDYEILSGLPDSVLYTCGPCAGATHPRWREALSGALQGGLRQVLQGLLSSKVAGPLLLCTQCGQDGKQLHPGPCDLHAVSQRFEDGHYKSVHSFMEDVVGILMRHSEEGETPERRAGGQTKGLLLKLLESAFGWFDAHDPKYWRRSTRLPNGVLPNAVLPPSLDHVYAQWRQQEPETPESGQPPGDPSTAFQGKDSAAFSHLEDPRQCALCLKYGDADSKEAGRLLYIGQNEWTHVNCAIWSAEVFEENDGSLKNVHAAVARGRQMRCELCLKPGATVGCCLSSCLSNFHFMCARASYCIFQDDKKVFCQKHTDLLDGKEIVTPDGFDVLRRVYVDFEGINFKRKFLTGLEPDAINVLIGSIRIDSLGTLSDLSDCEGRLFPIGYQCSRLYWSTVDARRRCWYRCRILEYRPWGPREEPVHLEAAEENQTIVHSPAPSSEPPDHVDPPPDTGALIPRAPEHHSPVENQDPPLRPDPSSAPPPAPRSFSGARIKVPNYSPSRRPLGGVSFGPLPSPGSPSSLTHHIPTVGDPDFPAPPRRSRRPSPLASRLPPSRRASPPLRTSPQLRVPPPTSVVRALTPTSGELAPPGRAPSPPPPPEDLGPDFEDMEVVSGLSAADLDFAASLLGTEPFQEEIVAAGVVGSSHGGPGDSSEEEASPTPRYVHFPVTVVSGPALAPGALPGAPRIEQLDGVDDGTDSEAEAVQQPRGQGTPPSGPGAGRAGVIGAAGDRARPPEDLPSEIVDFVLKNLGGPGEGGAGPREEPLPPAPPLANGSQPPQGLPPSPADPTRTFAWLPGAPGVRVLSLGPAPEPPKPATSKIILVNKLGQVFVKMAGEGEPVSPPVKQPPLPPPIPPTAPASWTLPPGPLLGVLPVVGVVRPAPPPPPPPLTLVLSSGPPSPPRQAIRVKRVSTFSGRSPPAPPPSKTPRLEEDGESSEDPQQGPGLCGSGFSRVRMKTPTVRGVLDLDEPGEPTWGESPRPLQDRSPLLPLPEGGPPRAPDGPSDLLLESQWHHYSGEASSSEEEPPSPEDKENQAPKRAGPHLRFEISSEDGFSVEAESLEGMSGARLLGIHHDAVIFLAEQLPGAQRCQHYKFRYHQQGEGQEEPPLNPHGAARAEVYLRKCTFDMFNFLASQHRVLPEGATCDEEEDEVQLRSTRRATSLELPMAMRFRHLKKTSKEAVGVYRSAIHGRGLFCKRNIDAGEMVIEYSGIVIRSVLTDKREKFYDGKGIGCYMFRMDDFDVVDATMHGNAARFINHSCEPNCFSRVIHVEGQKHIVIFALRRILRGEELTYDYKFPIEDASNKLPCNCGAKRCRRFLN